Below is a window of Spelaeicoccus albus DNA.
GATCTGCGATCTGACGACGGCGCTCTATCTGTCGCTGGCGGTCACTGCGGCAATTCACGAACGCGGGACGTCGGGTGAGGGACAGTACATCGATGTGTCGCTTTTCGAATCCGGAGTGTCCTACGCCGTGTGGGAGGCCGGAGCATATTTCGCCGAAGGCACAGTGGGCGGGCCGAACGGATCGGCTCACCAGAATCAGGCTCCGTACCAAGCGGTGAAGAGCAAAGACGGGTACGTGACGATTGGGGCGAACACGCCGCGGAACTGGGAGTCGTTCTGCCGCGCACTGGATCTCACCGAGCTTCCGGACGACGAACGCTTTGCGACCGGGCCCGACAGATTGCGCAATCGACAGCAGCTGGCGGACATCATTGAACAACGCACCGAAACGCTCACGACGTCCGAAGTCGTCGACCTGCTCACGGAGACCGGCGTGCCGTGCGCACCGATCTCCGGATACGGCGAGGTATTCACCGACGACACCCTCGAGGCACGGGAGTTCTTTTGGGACGGCGACCACGCCACTGTCGGTGCAGTGCGGCAGATCGGCTCGCCCATGCGGTTTTCGCGCACGCCTGCGGTACGCCGCGCGGCCGGGCCGATGCTTGGGGCGGATAACCGGACAATTCTCGGCGAGCTCGGATACGAGGGAGAAGAGCTCGACGAACTCTGCAACACGGTGAAAGGGTGACGAGTATGAGCCACGACGAAGCGACGGACGACCTGATCACGAGCGTCGACGGCGGCGTCTTGCAGGTGACGTTCAACCGTCCCAAGCAGCGCAACGCCATGACGTGGCAGATGTATCAAGGGTTGTATGACGCGTGCGAGAGGGCCGACCAGGACGAATCGATCCGTGTCATGGTGCTGCGCGGTGCCGGCGGCGATGCTTTTGTGGCCGGCACGGACATAGGCCAGTTTCGGGAGTTCACGGGCGAGGACGGGGTCGAATACGAAGGGCGGATCAGCCGGATCCTCGGCCGGCTTTTCGCCGTGAACATCCCGGTGGTCGCCGTGATCGACGGGTTCTGCATCGGCGGCGGACTCGGGATTGCGGCAGCGGCCGACATTCGTATCTGCCGCGAGTCGGCCCGTTTCGGCGTGCCCATTGCGCGCACACTCGGCAATTGCCTGTCCACGAGCACACTCGGTGCGCTTGTCCGCTTGATCGGACAGTCGTTGACCACGGACTTGCTGCTCACCGCACGGCTGATGGACGCCGCAGAAGCACTTCGATCGGGGTTCGTCACGGCAGTAGCCGACGACCTCGATGCGGAGGCCGAGCGGTTGACCGGACGGTTGCTCGGCAACGCGCCGTTGACGATGTGGGCCACCAAGGAGAGCCTGCGCCGGTTGAACGCCGCCGATTCGGTCGATGATGACGATATCGTCTCCCGGATCTACGGAAGCAATGACTTTGCCGGTGCCGTCGACGCGTTCTTGTCCAAGGCCAAACCGGAGTGGCACGGCCGGTGAAGTGCCCGGCCGGAATGGTCCGGCCGTAAGATCATGAGCGGAACTCGAGCTTTGGAGGAACTATGGGTGCAGTCCCACGATTGACATTCAACGACGGACACACGATCCCGCAGCTCGGCTACGGCGTGTGGCAAGTGGACGACGACGTCGCATCGGACGTGGTCGGTCAGGCTCTGCGGGCCGGGTACCGCCACATCGACACGGCGCAAGGTTACGGCAATGAAGGCGGAGTCGGCCGCGCACTCGCGGCGGCAGCCGACGCCGGCATCGCGCAGGATGATGTGTTCGTGACAACCAAACTGTGGAACGCCGACCAGGGATACGACGCCACAATGCGGGCTTTTGACGCGTCGATGGAGCGACTCGGCATCGAAACCCTCGATCTTTTTCTGATTCACTGGCCGACTCCGGCACGGGATCTGTACGTTGACACGTTCCGCGCATTCATCGAGCTGCGCGAACAGGGCCGCATCAAATCGATCGGCGTATCGAACTTCACCATCGACCATCTGACCCGGCTGATCGACGAGACCGGTGTCACGCCGGCGATCAACCAAATCGAGCTGCACCCGCGATTCAATCAGCCGGAATTGCGGGCATTCCACGCCGAGCACGGCATCCTCACCGAGGCCTGGTCGCCGCTCGGGCAAAACCACGCGATTTGGCAGCACGACCTCGCCGACGTGCCGGCGCTCGAGGATCCGGTGATCTCCGATATCGCCGCTCGGCACGACGCCAGCCCGGCACAGGTGATCATCGCCTGGCATTTGGCGTTGGGCAACGTGGTCATTCCGAAGTCGGTCACGCCGGCGCGAATAGTCGAGAATTTCGCGGCGTCCGGCATTTCGTTGAGCGAGTCCGATATTGCAGCCGTGACCGGATTGCATACCGGCGAACGTATCGGCCGGGATCCGGCTACTGCCGAACACGGTTACTGAACGACCGGCCGCGTCCGGAGCGTGGTGCGCGCAAGTCTCGGCTCGGCGTCAACATCCCCGCCCAGCGTGCCGCTGCGGACAAGACGGATGATGAGTGCCAGTGCCGCAAGGGCGATCAGCGTCCAGAGACCGATCCATACGGTTGCCGGTGCATAAGCGGTCAGGGTGAACATCAGGGCGTCGACCGCTGCATGCGCGGCAATTGCGGCAACTATCCACTTGCGACCCCGCCGGTAGGCGAGCACGACCATGACGGCAAAGATGATGTGGCAGAGCATCGCGGGAATTCTGTCGGCTCCGGTCCCGATGAAGAGTAGCGGATTGGCATGCCGGAAGGCGGCGACGGCCGCCGGCGGGTAGGCGCCCGGCGACACGGTCATCATGACGGCACCCAGCAAATACGGGACGGCCATGGTGATGGATTCCATTCCGCCGTGGCCGATTCCTGCGGCAAGAGCCCCGCCCATGTCGCGCCGGCGCCGCAGCGGCCCGACCCGGAAGCTGAAGTACCGGGCCGTTTCTTCAAACACTCCGTAGATCAGTGCGGACAAGAGAATCATTACTTCGCCGTGGCCCAGCGCGCCCGGCAGCAGCCATTTCGTGAGAAATGAGTTGAGGATGAGCTGGGCCAAGAAGAAGCCGGCGGCAATGAAGGGAATGCCGGCGGGCACTCTCCAGCGCCGGCACACCACCAACGAGGCGGCGACGGGCAGCCCGATCATGAGCAGCATTTCGATGGTGATTCCCAACGTCGTGAACACGGCGTCCTCCTTATCGGATCGTTTGGTGGATCAAACATAGCAAGTAGTTTCCGATCTGGAAAGTACTTGTCGATAAGAATATTATTTGCTACCTTTGCAGGCATGAACGAAGAACAAGCTGCGGCACGCAACTCCGTCGATCAGGGCGGCGACGAGACACCGGTGGATCCTCAGGCGGCGCTCGGAATCGTGAACAGCGTGCAAGAGCGCAGTCGACGCGCAACGAGTTGGCTCGGAACCTTTTTTCTGCTTTACGGCATCGGAATCGCCCTGGTGGGGATCTCGATCGGCGCCTCGGGCGGCCGATTCACCACGGCCGCCATGGTCTTGTGGGTTGTCTTTGTCGTCGTCACGGTGATGTGGGCGAATTTGAAGCGGGCGGTCATCAAGGGCATGGGATCGCTGATGGCAATCTGGGCGATTTGCTTTTGCGCGACCTGGGTGCCGACCGTCACGATCGGGGCCACCGTGTTTCCGCACCGGGTGAGCTGGTGGATCTGGTGTGGCATCGGAACGATCATCGTGCATCTGGTGCTGGCCGTCTGGGTGTGGCGGAAGTCGGCACGGCGATGACGGCGACCCATCCTCGGCACGGTCTCGACTCGGCGCTGCAAGCTCCCGTACGGTTGTCGATCGTGGCAATGCTCGCCGGTATGGACAAGGCGGAATTCTCGCTCGTCCGCGACACCATCGAGGTGTCCGACTCCGTGCTGTCCAAGCAGTCTCAAAATCTCGAGGACGCCGGGTATGTCGCGATTACCAAGGGATTCGTCGGTAAACGACCCCGTACCTGGTTTTCCTTGACGGACGACGGGCGAGTGGCGTTTGAGCGGCATATCGCCGCATTGCGACAGATCGCCGGGGCCGACTGACGAGCGCGAGCCGCACGTTAGCGCTCCGTCGCCGCCCTTTCCAGGCAGGCCAATGAGGCCTCCAGGTGATCGACCGGGAACGGCGGGAACGAGATGTACTCGCGAAGAGCATCGGGCACTGCCGACCAGTCGTACGTCAACACCGTGCGGGTCCCCTCGACGGACGGGGCCAGGTCATAGCGCCAGGTCCACCCTCCGGTGCGCAGTGTCCCGTCGTCGTTGAATTCTTGGCCGGTCTGCCACGCGATGGCGCGCGGCATGTCGAAAATGGTCACCTCGTTGTACGTCGTGTAGTGCCCGCCGGCATTGTCGTTGAACATATTCATGCCGAAGACCTGGCCGACCTTGGTGATCGGCTGCGGGTCTATCGCGTCGCGGACCCAGTCGGTCGGCTCGGTGAACTGATGCTTTGTCGGGTCGCAGAGCACCGCGAAGATGGCGTTCGGGCCGACGTTCATGGTGCGGGTGGCAATGAGTTTCTCGTCCATCGAATTCACACTACTCCACGTTTCGGTACGAGCGCGGCGAGCCGAGGTCGCTTGCGGTACGGCGCCGTGTGGAGACATATAGCATCACTATGATATAACAGCATTATGCAATTTTCGGAAGCCGCGGACGACGACGTGTCGTACCGTTTCGGCCTCGTGGTCGAGCGCCTTGTCCGGTGGTTGCGGTCGGCGTCGTCCAAGGGGAGCGGCGCGGTATCGTCGTCCACCGCGACCGCCCTCGGCAGGCTGCAGCAAGAAGGCCCGATGCGAATCACGGAGCTGGCTCAAGTCGAAGGCATCTCGCAGCCGGCAATGACCCAGCTCGTCGACCGAATCGTGAAGGCAGGGCTCGCTCGGCGCACGACGTCCGGCGATGACCGGCGTTGCGTCCTCGTGGAGATCACGCAAGCGGGCGTCGACACCGTCGACGAACGTCGTCGCCGGCGCTCCGGGCATCTCCACGCTTTGCTGCAAGACCTCGCTGACGACGAGCGAGCAGCGATCGTGGCCGCCCTGCCGGCTCTCGAGCGGCTCAGCG
It encodes the following:
- a CDS encoding aldo/keto reductase, which translates into the protein MGAVPRLTFNDGHTIPQLGYGVWQVDDDVASDVVGQALRAGYRHIDTAQGYGNEGGVGRALAAAADAGIAQDDVFVTTKLWNADQGYDATMRAFDASMERLGIETLDLFLIHWPTPARDLYVDTFRAFIELREQGRIKSIGVSNFTIDHLTRLIDETGVTPAINQIELHPRFNQPELRAFHAEHGILTEAWSPLGQNHAIWQHDLADVPALEDPVISDIAARHDASPAQVIIAWHLALGNVVIPKSVTPARIVENFAASGISLSESDIAAVTGLHTGERIGRDPATAEHGY
- a CDS encoding CaiB/BaiF CoA transferase family protein, with the translated sequence MTEQSHAPLAGITVLEVGVFMAAPFAGMQLADLGARVIKIENPDGGEPTRLSGPFIDGQSSPFMRLNRNKESLALNLKSDSGKAAFKQLAARADVVIENFRPGAMRRLGLGYEDLRADNPSLIYASGSGWGQTGPMATLPGLDIMAQARSGLMSITGFPDMPPAKVGVPICDLTTALYLSLAVTAAIHERGTSGEGQYIDVSLFESGVSYAVWEAGAYFAEGTVGGPNGSAHQNQAPYQAVKSKDGYVTIGANTPRNWESFCRALDLTELPDDERFATGPDRLRNRQQLADIIEQRTETLTTSEVVDLLTETGVPCAPISGYGEVFTDDTLEAREFFWDGDHATVGAVRQIGSPMRFSRTPAVRRAAGPMLGADNRTILGELGYEGEELDELCNTVKG
- a CDS encoding MarR family winged helix-turn-helix transcriptional regulator; the protein is MQFSEAADDDVSYRFGLVVERLVRWLRSASSKGSGAVSSSTATALGRLQQEGPMRITELAQVEGISQPAMTQLVDRIVKAGLARRTTSGDDRRCVLVEITQAGVDTVDERRRRRSGHLHALLQDLADDERAAIVAALPALERLSDSAMATPATSVTAN
- a CDS encoding winged helix-turn-helix domain-containing protein, whose product is MTATHPRHGLDSALQAPVRLSIVAMLAGMDKAEFSLVRDTIEVSDSVLSKQSQNLEDAGYVAITKGFVGKRPRTWFSLTDDGRVAFERHIAALRQIAGAD
- a CDS encoding enoyl-CoA hydratase, translating into MSHDEATDDLITSVDGGVLQVTFNRPKQRNAMTWQMYQGLYDACERADQDESIRVMVLRGAGGDAFVAGTDIGQFREFTGEDGVEYEGRISRILGRLFAVNIPVVAVIDGFCIGGGLGIAAAADIRICRESARFGVPIARTLGNCLSTSTLGALVRLIGQSLTTDLLLTARLMDAAEALRSGFVTAVADDLDAEAERLTGRLLGNAPLTMWATKESLRRLNAADSVDDDDIVSRIYGSNDFAGAVDAFLSKAKPEWHGR
- a CDS encoding YhfC family glutamic-type intramembrane protease, with product MFTTLGITIEMLLMIGLPVAASLVVCRRWRVPAGIPFIAAGFFLAQLILNSFLTKWLLPGALGHGEVMILLSALIYGVFEETARYFSFRVGPLRRRRDMGGALAAGIGHGGMESITMAVPYLLGAVMMTVSPGAYPPAAVAAFRHANPLLFIGTGADRIPAMLCHIIFAVMVVLAYRRGRKWIVAAIAAHAAVDALMFTLTAYAPATVWIGLWTLIALAALALIIRLVRSGTLGGDVDAEPRLARTTLRTRPVVQ
- a CDS encoding ATPase; its protein translation is MDEKLIATRTMNVGPNAIFAVLCDPTKHQFTEPTDWVRDAIDPQPITKVGQVFGMNMFNDNAGGHYTTYNEVTIFDMPRAIAWQTGQEFNDDGTLRTGGWTWRYDLAPSVEGTRTVLTYDWSAVPDALREYISFPPFPVDHLEASLACLERAATER